The following proteins come from a genomic window of Thermoproteus sp.:
- a CDS encoding lysine biosynthesis protein: MAKAKYTVICKVCGGEIELPDDVMDGEITSCPTCGTRYIVRLKDGKVELEEFKGDVEDYGE; the protein is encoded by the coding sequence ATGGCTAAGGCCAAATACACTGTAATATGTAAAGTATGCGGCGGCGAGATAGAGCTACCCGACGACGTAATGGACGGAGAGATAACCTCATGCCCCACCTGCGGCACCCGCTACATAGTGAGGCTGAAGGACGGAAAGGTAGAGCTGGAGGAGTTTAAAGGCGACGTCGAGGACTACGGCGAGTAG
- a CDS encoding [LysW]-aminoadipate/[LysW]-glutamate kinase, with amino-acid sequence MIVVKIGGSVICKDPTNAVADLAKYASEAVAIHGGGCAVNELMKALGLQPKFLTHPGGVVSRYTDAETLKAFVMAMSWINKSIVAALAARGVTAIGLTGADGGVVRAKRKEKVVVVDERGRQRVVDGGYSGKISEVDVKALLPPPLKVLAPIALSDKGELLNVDGDQIAFEVASRLKAKLVILSDVDGLLIGGKVVERLKPEEAVALAKSDEVKGGMKRKLLAAAEAARAGVETIIYNGLVPSPIEKALSGAGTHIIP; translated from the coding sequence ATGATTGTAGTCAAGATAGGCGGCTCGGTAATATGTAAGGACCCCACAAACGCCGTGGCCGACCTAGCCAAATACGCGTCTGAGGCAGTGGCAATACACGGCGGCGGCTGTGCGGTCAACGAACTCATGAAGGCCTTGGGGCTACAGCCCAAATTCTTGACGCATCCCGGCGGCGTCGTGAGCAGATATACCGACGCGGAGACCCTCAAGGCGTTCGTAATGGCCATGTCTTGGATAAATAAATCCATAGTGGCGGCCTTGGCGGCGCGCGGAGTGACCGCAATAGGCCTCACAGGGGCCGATGGAGGCGTGGTGAGGGCCAAGAGGAAGGAGAAGGTCGTAGTGGTCGACGAGAGGGGGAGGCAGAGGGTAGTCGACGGCGGCTATAGCGGCAAGATCTCGGAGGTCGACGTGAAGGCCCTCCTCCCGCCTCCGCTTAAGGTGCTAGCTCCAATTGCCCTTTCGGACAAGGGGGAACTCCTAAACGTAGATGGAGACCAAATTGCGTTCGAGGTGGCTTCTAGGCTCAAGGCGAAGTTAGTCATATTGAGCGACGTGGACGGCTTGTTGATAGGGGGGAAGGTCGTGGAGAGGCTGAAGCCTGAAGAGGCGGTGGCTCTGGCCAAATCCGACGAGGTGAAGGGCGGCATGAAGAGAAAGCTATTGGCGGCGGCCGAGGCGGCTAGAGCCGGCGTGGAGACTATAATATACAACGGCCTCGTCCCCTCGCCTATAGAGAAGGCTCTTTCCGGCGCGGGCACACATATAATACCTTAA